The following are encoded in a window of Mycobacterium sp. ELW1 genomic DNA:
- a CDS encoding heparin-binding hemagglutinin, translated as MAENNPNVEDLKAPLLAAVGAADLALATVNEILATLRDRAEEARTEASTRVEERRAALTKLQEDLPQRAEELRGRLSSEELRKAAEGYVESATATYNSLVERGEAALERLRNQSDLKDVAARAEGYVDQAVELTQEALGNVSSQTRAVGERAAKLVGVELPTKAAPAKKAPAKKAPAKKAAPAKAAAKKAPAKKAPAKKVTQK; from the coding sequence ATGGCTGAGAACAACCCCAATGTCGAAGACCTGAAGGCCCCGTTGCTCGCTGCGGTCGGCGCTGCCGACCTGGCCCTGGCCACCGTCAACGAAATCCTCGCGACCCTGCGTGATCGTGCCGAAGAGGCCCGCACCGAGGCCAGCACCCGCGTCGAAGAGCGTCGTGCCGCGCTGACCAAGCTGCAGGAAGACCTGCCGCAGCGCGCCGAGGAGCTGCGCGGCCGGCTGTCCAGCGAGGAACTGCGCAAGGCTGCGGAGGGCTACGTCGAGTCCGCCACCGCGACCTACAACAGCCTCGTCGAGCGCGGCGAGGCCGCCCTGGAGCGCCTGCGCAACCAGTCCGACCTCAAGGACGTCGCCGCTCGTGCCGAGGGTTACGTCGACCAGGCCGTCGAGCTGACCCAGGAGGCCCTGGGCAACGTGTCGTCGCAGACCCGCGCCGTCGGTGAGCGCGCCGCCAAGCTGGTCGGCGTCGAACTGCCGACCAAGGCCGCCCCCGCCAAGAAGGCTCCGGCCAAGAAGGCGCCGGCCAAGAAGGCCGCCCCGGCCAAGGCTGCGGCCAAGAAGGCTCCCGCCAAGAAGGCGCCGGCCAAGAAGGTCACCCAGAAGTAA
- a CDS encoding DUF2516 family protein, which produces MMLQGVAGLVLQVVFWAVTAVTIYAFVNAAMQRPDAYTAAEKLTKPVWLVILGVAGLLSLFLGVTGVAIAAVAAGVYLVDVRPKLLEVQGKSR; this is translated from the coding sequence GTGATGCTGCAAGGTGTGGCGGGTCTTGTTCTTCAGGTCGTCTTCTGGGCGGTCACCGCGGTGACCATCTATGCGTTCGTCAATGCGGCGATGCAGCGGCCGGATGCCTATACCGCGGCCGAGAAGCTCACCAAGCCGGTCTGGCTGGTGATCCTCGGTGTCGCGGGTCTGCTGTCGCTGTTCCTGGGAGTCACGGGTGTGGCGATCGCCGCCGTGGCCGCCGGCGTCTACCTGGTGGACGTGCGGCCCAAGCTGCTCGAGGTTCAGGGGAAGTCGCGCTGA
- a CDS encoding DUF2599 domain-containing protein, with protein MAVPVGLSLAAPATAAPTPAPPYIDHVSWADWGDLKSLRVYPTPAGRAVAGELLKPQTDIDEAWGEVLALAPEADLPGMRGQFVCHFRFAEFGQPGKSSWNLEPWRPVVDDQTMTEAGCNPGGLEEPF; from the coding sequence CTGGCCGTCCCGGTGGGCCTGAGCCTCGCCGCTCCGGCCACTGCCGCGCCCACGCCCGCTCCGCCGTACATCGACCACGTCAGCTGGGCCGACTGGGGAGACCTGAAGAGCCTGCGGGTGTATCCCACGCCGGCCGGCCGCGCGGTGGCCGGTGAATTGCTCAAGCCCCAGACCGACATCGACGAAGCCTGGGGTGAGGTGCTGGCCCTGGCACCCGAGGCCGACCTTCCCGGAATGCGGGGCCAATTCGTCTGCCACTTCCGGTTCGCGGAGTTCGGTCAGCCCGGCAAGAGCAGCTGGAATCTGGAGCCGTGGCGGCCCGTGGTCGACGACCAGACGATGACCGAGGCGGGCTGCAATCCGGGCGGCCTGGAGGAGCCGTTCTGA
- the deoC gene encoding deoxyribose-phosphate aldolase: MRTRGEVAALVDHTLLKPEATDADVIALVDEAVELGVLAVCVSPSMVSVAVRAASTHPESLLIAAVVGFPSGKHLPAIKAQEARTAVDDGATEIDMVIDVGAALAGNIDQVAGDIATVRAAVPGAVLKVIVESAALLSLADEGTLVAVCRAAEGAGADFVKTSTGFHPAGGASVVAIEIMAATVGGRLGVKASGGIRTAEHAIAMLDAGATRLGLSGTRAVLDGLSA, encoded by the coding sequence ATGCGGACCCGAGGTGAGGTCGCCGCATTGGTCGACCACACGCTGCTCAAGCCTGAGGCCACCGACGCTGACGTGATTGCGCTGGTCGACGAGGCCGTCGAACTCGGCGTGCTGGCGGTCTGCGTGTCCCCGTCGATGGTGTCGGTGGCCGTCAGGGCCGCGAGCACGCATCCGGAGAGCCTTCTCATCGCCGCTGTCGTGGGGTTCCCGTCGGGAAAGCACCTGCCGGCCATCAAGGCGCAGGAGGCCCGGACGGCCGTCGACGACGGTGCCACCGAGATCGACATGGTCATCGACGTCGGGGCCGCCCTGGCCGGCAACATCGACCAGGTGGCGGGCGACATCGCGACGGTCCGGGCCGCGGTGCCCGGCGCCGTGCTGAAGGTCATCGTCGAGTCAGCCGCCCTGCTGAGCCTGGCCGACGAGGGCACGCTGGTCGCGGTGTGCCGGGCCGCCGAAGGGGCCGGCGCCGACTTCGTCAAGACCTCCACCGGATTTCACCCCGCCGGTGGCGCATCCGTGGTCGCGATCGAGATCATGGCGGCGACCGTGGGCGGCCGGCTCGGCGTCAAGGCCAGTGGCGGTATCCGCACCGCCGAGCACGCCATCGCGATGCTCGACGCGGGCGCGACCAGGTTGGGCCTGTCCGGGACGCGAGCGGTGCTCGACGGGTTGTCGGCTTAG
- a CDS encoding DUF2993 domain-containing protein, which translates to MPHGPPPSQTPPGEEPDEGKRGFLRDPLSIVLVMVIVLAVVIAGLLGTELYVRHEADTVVSRAVSCVVQDQADVSFGARPFLLQHLSRHYSDIHVQTAGNQIRGAKGMKLDLWLDDIRIDQTANSAGTMGSLDATIAWTKDGIKETVQNAIPFFGSLVSGVSTSPSDGTIELQSAMGSITTKPAISNGGLTLQVVNLTGLGFTLPRETVQPALDAFMSTLTKNLPMGIHADSVAVTDEGVTAKFVTQNATIPNGQQDPCFAGV; encoded by the coding sequence ATCCCGCATGGGCCGCCGCCGTCGCAGACACCGCCCGGCGAGGAGCCCGACGAGGGCAAGCGGGGCTTCCTGCGCGACCCGCTGTCGATCGTTCTGGTGATGGTCATCGTGCTGGCCGTGGTGATCGCCGGACTGCTGGGCACCGAACTCTACGTGCGCCATGAGGCCGACACCGTGGTGTCGCGAGCCGTCTCCTGCGTGGTGCAAGACCAGGCCGACGTCTCGTTCGGCGCGCGCCCCTTCCTGCTGCAGCACCTGTCGCGGCACTACAGCGACATCCACGTGCAGACCGCGGGCAATCAGATTCGAGGGGCCAAGGGCATGAAGCTCGACCTCTGGCTCGATGACATCCGGATCGACCAGACCGCGAACTCGGCCGGCACGATGGGGTCGCTGGACGCCACGATCGCGTGGACCAAGGACGGCATCAAGGAGACCGTGCAGAACGCCATCCCGTTCTTCGGCAGCCTGGTCAGCGGCGTGAGCACGAGCCCGTCGGACGGCACGATCGAGCTGCAGAGCGCCATGGGCTCCATCACCACCAAGCCGGCCATCTCCAACGGCGGCCTCACCCTGCAGGTGGTGAATCTGACCGGGCTGGGCTTCACGCTGCCGCGCGAGACCGTGCAGCCGGCACTGGACGCCTTCATGTCGACGCTGACCAAGAACCTGCCGATGGGCATTCACGCCGACAGCGTCGCGGTCACCGACGAGGGCGTCACGGCCAAATTCGTCACCCAGAACGCGACGATCCCCAACGGCCAGCAGGATCCCTGCTTCGCCGGGGTCTAA
- a CDS encoding carbon-nitrogen hydrolase family protein — protein sequence MRIALAQLLSDTDPAVNLKLVEDYTRRAADAGARLVAFPEGTMCRFGVPLAPVAEPLDGPWADEVRRIAHSAGITVLAGMFTPVPDGRVTNTILATGPDVDAHYHKIHMYDAFGFAESEAVAPGREPVVITVDGVGVGITLCYDIRFPALYTELADRGAQLITVHASWGAGPGKLEQWTLLARARALDSQSFVAAVDQGYPGDELATSTKAPTGVGGSVVASPLGEVVAAAGDDPQLMVTDIDIDRVAPTRETLAVLRNRSEFAQIDKAESPR from the coding sequence ATGCGGATTGCGCTGGCCCAGCTGCTCTCGGACACCGACCCGGCCGTGAACCTGAAGCTGGTCGAGGACTACACCCGTCGCGCCGCCGACGCCGGTGCCCGGCTGGTGGCCTTCCCCGAAGGGACGATGTGCCGCTTCGGTGTGCCGCTGGCCCCGGTGGCCGAACCGCTCGACGGCCCCTGGGCCGACGAGGTGCGCCGCATCGCGCACAGCGCGGGCATCACCGTGCTGGCCGGCATGTTCACCCCCGTCCCGGACGGCCGGGTCACCAACACGATCCTGGCGACTGGGCCAGACGTCGACGCGCACTATCACAAGATCCACATGTACGACGCGTTCGGATTTGCTGAATCCGAGGCGGTGGCCCCCGGCCGGGAGCCCGTCGTGATCACCGTCGACGGCGTCGGCGTCGGGATCACCCTCTGTTACGATATTCGGTTCCCCGCGCTCTACACCGAGCTCGCCGACCGGGGGGCGCAGCTGATCACCGTGCACGCCTCGTGGGGCGCCGGGCCGGGCAAATTGGAGCAGTGGACCCTGCTGGCCCGCGCTCGCGCGCTGGACTCGCAGTCTTTTGTCGCCGCCGTCGACCAGGGTTACCCGGGCGACGAACTGGCGACGTCGACCAAGGCGCCAACCGGTGTCGGCGGCAGTGTGGTGGCCTCGCCGCTGGGTGAAGTAGTCGCCGCGGCGGGCGACGATCCCCAGCTCATGGTGACCGACATCGACATCGATCGGGTCGCGCCAACCAGGGAAACCCTCGCGGTGCTGCGTAACCGCTCAGAGTTCGCTCAGATTGATAAGGCAGAATCGCCCAGGTGA
- a CDS encoding class I SAM-dependent methyltransferase — MTRPPRPVGVPTRGTTNANRLRRADRWMVNSPRVRTALESATTPVIVDLGYGRLPVTTLELAARLRAVRPDVRVVGLEIDPQRVVPDIDGVEFKVGGFELAGLHPVLVRAFNVLRQYPEEAVDQAWAQMRAQLAPGGLIVDGTCDELGRRCCWVLLDGDGPVSLTLACDPRHIDRPSDLAERLPKVLIHHNVPGQPIHDLLSSADRAWASAAGHSVFGPRDRWRAMLAELRAAGVPIEAQRRTVRDAVLTVGWSTVAPDVG; from the coding sequence ATCACTAGACCACCACGGCCGGTGGGCGTTCCCACCCGCGGCACCACCAACGCCAACCGGCTGCGGCGCGCCGATCGCTGGATGGTCAACTCCCCCCGGGTGCGCACGGCGCTGGAGTCGGCCACCACCCCGGTGATCGTCGACCTGGGGTACGGCCGATTGCCGGTCACCACACTGGAATTGGCCGCACGGCTTCGTGCGGTCCGGCCCGATGTGCGGGTCGTCGGGCTGGAGATCGACCCGCAGCGGGTGGTACCCGACATCGACGGGGTCGAGTTCAAGGTCGGCGGTTTCGAACTCGCCGGCCTGCATCCGGTCCTGGTGCGGGCGTTCAACGTGCTGCGGCAATACCCCGAAGAGGCGGTGGACCAGGCGTGGGCGCAGATGCGTGCCCAGCTGGCGCCGGGTGGTCTGATCGTCGACGGCACCTGCGACGAGCTCGGGCGGCGCTGCTGCTGGGTGCTGCTGGACGGCGATGGTCCGGTGAGCCTGACGCTGGCATGCGACCCCCGGCATATCGACCGCCCGTCAGACTTGGCCGAGCGGTTGCCGAAAGTGCTTATCCACCACAATGTTCCGGGCCAGCCCATCCACGACCTGCTGTCGTCGGCGGACCGTGCGTGGGCGAGCGCTGCCGGGCATTCGGTGTTCGGCCCGCGTGATCGCTGGCGCGCAATGCTCGCGGAGCTGCGTGCGGCCGGTGTCCCCATCGAGGCACAGCGCCGCACGGTCCGCGATGCGGTGCTCACCGTCGGATGGTCGACGGTGGCACCGGACGTAGGCTGA
- a CDS encoding DUF2505 domain-containing protein produces MSRRMDYVIGLDKPVAELYQSFTSREYWEDLVAEHQQHTDSAMTHFHSDANGTDIVFTHTVSRRDMPSMIAAVVPLRLTITREQHFDPFDAGKNSADGHYRALVPAAPLDFDGTYVLQQTGAGSELRLRSLCKVNVPLVGGKIEKWVLDGLRGLFDNERDFTREWIARHH; encoded by the coding sequence ATGTCCCGTCGCATGGACTACGTCATCGGGCTCGACAAGCCTGTCGCCGAGCTCTACCAGAGCTTCACCAGTCGCGAGTACTGGGAGGACCTGGTCGCCGAGCATCAGCAGCACACGGATTCGGCGATGACGCATTTTCATTCGGACGCGAACGGCACCGACATCGTGTTCACCCACACCGTGTCGCGCCGCGATATGCCGTCGATGATCGCCGCGGTGGTTCCGTTGCGGCTCACCATCACCCGCGAACAACATTTCGACCCGTTCGACGCCGGGAAGAACTCGGCCGACGGACACTATCGGGCATTGGTGCCCGCCGCCCCGCTGGACTTCGACGGCACGTACGTCCTGCAGCAGACCGGCGCGGGGAGCGAACTGCGCCTGCGCAGCCTCTGCAAGGTCAACGTGCCGCTCGTCGGCGGCAAGATCGAGAAGTGGGTGCTGGACGGTCTGCGCGGATTGTTCGACAACGAACGGGATTTCACCCGCGAGTGGATCGCCCGCCATCACTAG
- a CDS encoding DUF2505 domain-containing protein: protein MPRSFDMATAYEGSVEQVHQALRDEQYWLARLADSGADHASLDSIRLTANGGVDVATTQVLRVNRLPAVVTQFHHGDLEIRRVESWTGLVDGAAEATVSGTIPGAPVSLTGSAQLTPAELQAQLAFRATVEVRIPLVGGKVENFIGHQLVDLLNAEQRFTTRWIAENS, encoded by the coding sequence ATGCCGCGCTCATTCGACATGGCCACCGCCTACGAGGGCAGCGTCGAACAGGTGCACCAGGCATTGCGCGACGAGCAGTACTGGTTGGCGCGGTTGGCCGATTCCGGTGCCGACCACGCGTCGCTCGACTCAATTCGGTTGACGGCCAACGGGGGCGTCGACGTGGCGACCACCCAGGTGCTGCGAGTCAACCGGCTGCCGGCCGTGGTCACCCAGTTCCACCATGGCGATCTCGAAATTCGCCGCGTGGAGAGCTGGACCGGACTTGTCGACGGCGCAGCCGAAGCCACCGTCAGCGGCACCATCCCCGGCGCGCCGGTGTCGTTGACCGGAAGTGCTCAGCTGACACCGGCAGAATTGCAGGCGCAGTTGGCTTTTCGCGCCACCGTTGAGGTACGCATCCCCCTGGTGGGTGGCAAGGTGGAGAACTTCATCGGCCACCAACTGGTCGACCTGCTGAACGCCGAGCAGCGATTCACCACCAGGTGGATCGCCGAGAACAGCTGA
- a CDS encoding UDP-N-acetylmuramate dehydrogenase, translating to MRLPLRAVAAGNSYGGAAVAENVSLAPLTTLRVGPVARRLITCTTTEQIVATLRAVDADTDGPVLVLAGGSNVVIADDLTDVTVVLLASRTISVEGGLLRAEAGAVWDDVVVAAVAAGLGGLECLSGIPGSAGATPVQNVGAYGVEVADYLTRVRLLDRRSSLVRWVPAADLGLGYRHSDLKNSTDAVVLEVEFGLDTDGRSAPLRYAELTAALGVPAGERAAPADVRTAVLALRARKGMVLDADDHDTWSVGSFFTNPVVPTAQFDELQGRWDGPVPHYPADDGVKLAAGWLVEHAGFGKGYPGPGGAPCRLSTKHALALTNRGGATTADVLALARTVRDGVRDSFGITLVQEPVLVGCSL from the coding sequence GTGAGGCTACCGTTACGGGCCGTGGCAGCTGGGAACTCATACGGTGGCGCGGCGGTTGCCGAGAACGTGTCGCTGGCTCCGCTGACCACCCTGCGGGTCGGTCCGGTCGCGCGTCGCCTCATCACCTGCACCACCACCGAGCAGATCGTGGCGACGTTGCGCGCCGTCGATGCCGATACCGACGGCCCGGTTCTGGTGCTGGCCGGCGGTTCCAACGTGGTGATCGCCGACGACCTCACCGATGTGACCGTCGTGCTGCTGGCCAGCCGAACCATCAGCGTCGAGGGTGGGCTGCTTCGCGCCGAAGCCGGCGCGGTCTGGGATGACGTGGTCGTCGCCGCCGTCGCGGCCGGGTTGGGCGGGCTGGAGTGCCTGTCCGGGATCCCGGGATCGGCCGGAGCCACCCCGGTGCAGAACGTCGGCGCCTACGGCGTGGAGGTGGCCGACTACCTGACCCGCGTTCGGCTGCTGGACCGGCGCAGCTCGCTGGTGCGGTGGGTGCCCGCCGCGGATCTCGGCCTCGGTTACCGGCACAGCGACCTGAAGAATTCCACCGACGCGGTGGTGCTGGAGGTGGAGTTCGGCCTGGACACGGACGGTCGCTCGGCGCCGCTGCGGTACGCCGAGCTGACGGCGGCGCTCGGCGTGCCTGCGGGGGAGCGGGCTGCACCCGCCGACGTGCGCACGGCCGTGCTGGCGTTGCGCGCCCGCAAAGGCATGGTGCTCGACGCCGACGACCACGACACCTGGAGCGTCGGATCGTTCTTCACCAATCCCGTCGTCCCCACCGCGCAGTTCGATGAACTGCAGGGCCGTTGGGATGGTCCGGTGCCGCACTACCCGGCCGACGACGGGGTCAAGCTGGCGGCCGGCTGGCTGGTCGAACACGCGGGTTTCGGCAAGGGTTACCCCGGCCCGGGCGGTGCGCCGTGCCGGCTGTCGACCAAGCATGCGCTGGCGTTGACCAACCGCGGCGGTGCGACGACCGCCGACGTCCTGGCGCTGGCCCGCACGGTCCGCGACGGTGTGCGCGACAGCTTCGGCATCACTCTGGTGCAGGAACCGGTGCTGGTCGGCTGCTCGCTGTAG